One window from the genome of Streptococcus halotolerans encodes:
- a CDS encoding sucrose-6-phosphate hydrolase yields MNLPTEIRYRRYEDWTEDEKNKIAENKTKSPWLTSYHLEPKTGLLNDPNGFSYFNGKFQLFYQNWPFGAAHGLKQWVHTESSDLVHFKETGVTLEPDHVNDSHGAYSGSAYEIDGKLFLFYTGNVRDDNWIRDPLQVGAWMDQDGHIEKCDKVLIQQPDDVTEHFRDPQIFNYQGQFYAIVGAQNHDKQGFIKLYKATNNDVHNWKFVGNLEFGGTGSEYMIECPNLVFVDGHPVLLYSPQGLDKSELNYDNIYPNTYKICQAFDTHAAKLLEASPIYNLDYGFEAYATQAFNAPDGKVYAISWIGLPDIDYPTDQYDYQGAMSLVKELSIRDGKLYQYPVSAMKDLRLEAKALSNRSSSQNTYELEVTVPADDKSQLILFSDEQLNGLTITIDTTQGQILVDRSSAGQQYAVDFGNTRQCDIDKAETKLNIFVDKSIFEIFVNDGEKVFTGRVFPSQDQSGIYIKEGQISGSYFELRV; encoded by the coding sequence ATGAATTTACCTACCGAAATTCGCTATCGCCGTTATGAGGATTGGACAGAAGACGAGAAAAATAAAATTGCTGAAAATAAAACAAAATCGCCATGGCTCACTAGCTATCACCTAGAGCCAAAAACTGGCTTATTAAACGATCCAAATGGCTTTTCTTACTTTAATGGTAAGTTTCAACTCTTCTACCAAAACTGGCCATTTGGTGCAGCTCACGGCTTAAAACAATGGGTTCACACTGAATCAAGTGACCTTGTCCATTTTAAAGAAACAGGAGTTACTCTAGAGCCCGACCATGTCAACGATAGCCATGGAGCCTACTCAGGGTCTGCCTATGAGATTGATGGTAAGCTCTTTCTCTTTTATACGGGTAACGTCCGTGATGACAACTGGATCCGTGACCCGCTTCAAGTCGGAGCTTGGATGGATCAGGATGGTCATATTGAAAAATGTGACAAGGTTCTCATTCAACAACCAGACGATGTGACCGAACATTTTCGTGACCCTCAAATCTTTAACTATCAAGGACAATTCTATGCCATTGTAGGTGCTCAAAACCATGATAAACAAGGCTTTATCAAACTTTATAAGGCTACTAACAATGATGTTCATAACTGGAAATTTGTCGGCAATCTTGAATTTGGTGGTACTGGATCAGAATACATGATTGAATGCCCAAATCTTGTCTTCGTTGATGGACACCCTGTTCTCCTTTATAGCCCACAAGGTTTAGATAAATCTGAACTCAATTATGACAATATTTACCCTAATACCTATAAAATATGTCAAGCGTTTGACACACATGCAGCTAAACTGCTTGAGGCATCCCCTATTTATAATCTAGATTATGGTTTTGAAGCCTATGCAACACAAGCTTTTAATGCTCCTGACGGTAAGGTTTATGCGATCAGTTGGATTGGATTGCCAGATATTGACTACCCTACTGACCAATATGACTACCAGGGTGCCATGAGTTTGGTTAAGGAACTATCAATCAGAGACGGCAAACTCTATCAATACCCTGTCTCAGCCATGAAGGATTTGCGATTAGAAGCCAAAGCTCTATCCAATCGATCTAGCAGTCAAAATACTTATGAACTGGAAGTCACCGTCCCTGCTGACGATAAATCCCAACTTATTTTATTCTCTGATGAACAGTTAAATGGCCTAACAATCACAATTGATACTACCCAAGGCCAAATCCTTGTGGACCGTTCTTCTGCTGGTCAGCAGTATGCTGTCGATTTTGGTAACACACGGCAATGTGACATTGATAAAGCAGAGACAAAACTCAATATTTTTGTCGATAAATCAATCTTTGAGATTTTTGTTAACGATGGTGAAAAAGTCTTTACCGGCCGTGTCTTCCCAAGTCAAGACCAATCTGGAATTTATATTAAAGAAGGGCAAATTAGCGGTAGCTACTTTGAATTAAGGGTCTAA
- a CDS encoding sucrose-specific PTS transporter subunit IIBC: protein MDNKQIAEEVIVALGGRDNVKSVAHCATRLRVMVNDESKIDKAKTEEIEKVQGAFFNSGQYQIIFGTGTVNKIYDEVVALGLPTSSTGEQKEEAAKQGNAFQRAIRTFGDVFVPLLPAIVATGLFMGIRGAINNDTILGMFGTTSEAFSSTNFYTYTVVLTDTAFAFFPALISWSAFRVFGGNPVIGLVLGLMMVNSALPNAWDVASRAAKPIEFFGFIPVVGYQNSVLPAFFVGLLGAKLEKKLHKVVPDVLDLLVVPFLTFTIMSALSLFVIGPVFHSVENYVLAGTKFILNLPLGLSGLILGGLHQIIVVTGVHHIFNLLESQLIAADGKDPFNAIITAAMTAQAGATLAVGVKTKNKKLKALAFPAALSAGLGITEPAIFGVNLRFGKPFIMGLIAGAAGGWLASIFKLAGTGFGITIIPGTLLYLNGQVLKYVIMVLGTTALAFVLTYFFGYKDEETVTQQAAPTSTEDVKSEPAVAAPVTLSEETIVSPLNGEVVSLTSVNDPVFASEAMGKGVAIKPTDNTVYSPVDGVIQIAFETGHAYGIKSNDGAEILIHIGIDTVSMDGKGFDQKVKANQVVKKGDVLGTFDLDEIAAAGLDSTTMMIVTNTPDYAEINTLATGTVAKGDALVAVK, encoded by the coding sequence ATGGATAATAAGCAAATTGCAGAAGAAGTCATCGTTGCTCTTGGTGGTCGCGATAATGTTAAAAGTGTCGCTCACTGTGCCACACGTCTTCGTGTGATGGTTAACGATGAATCAAAAATCGATAAAGCCAAAACGGAAGAAATTGAAAAAGTACAAGGAGCTTTCTTTAACTCAGGTCAATACCAAATCATCTTTGGTACAGGTACTGTCAATAAAATTTATGATGAAGTGGTTGCCCTAGGTCTTCCAACCTCATCAACTGGTGAACAAAAAGAAGAAGCTGCTAAACAAGGAAATGCTTTCCAGCGTGCTATTCGTACTTTTGGTGACGTCTTTGTTCCCTTGCTTCCAGCTATCGTTGCGACTGGTCTTTTCATGGGTATCCGTGGTGCTATCAACAACGATACGATTTTGGGGATGTTTGGAACAACATCAGAAGCCTTCTCATCAACAAACTTCTATACTTATACGGTTGTTTTAACTGATACAGCTTTCGCCTTCTTCCCAGCCTTGATCTCATGGTCAGCCTTCCGGGTATTTGGCGGTAATCCAGTTATCGGTTTGGTCTTGGGACTTATGATGGTAAACTCAGCCCTTCCAAATGCTTGGGATGTGGCCTCTAGAGCAGCCAAGCCAATTGAATTCTTCGGATTTATTCCTGTTGTTGGTTACCAAAACTCAGTTCTCCCAGCCTTCTTCGTAGGTCTCTTGGGTGCTAAACTTGAGAAAAAACTGCATAAAGTGGTTCCCGATGTTCTTGACCTTCTGGTTGTACCATTCTTGACATTTACCATTATGTCAGCTTTGTCACTCTTTGTTATTGGTCCGGTCTTTCATAGCGTTGAAAACTATGTTCTAGCTGGAACTAAATTTATCCTTAACTTGCCACTTGGTCTTTCAGGACTTATCCTTGGTGGCCTTCACCAAATCATTGTTGTTACTGGTGTTCACCATATCTTTAACCTTCTTGAGTCACAATTGATTGCGGCTGATGGTAAAGACCCATTCAACGCCATTATCACAGCAGCGATGACAGCACAAGCTGGTGCAACGCTTGCAGTTGGTGTTAAAACGAAAAATAAAAAATTGAAAGCTCTTGCTTTCCCTGCAGCTCTTTCAGCTGGTCTTGGGATTACTGAACCTGCTATCTTTGGGGTTAACCTACGTTTTGGTAAACCGTTTATCATGGGTCTTATCGCTGGTGCAGCTGGTGGATGGTTGGCGTCAATCTTTAAATTGGCTGGTACTGGCTTTGGAATTACAATCATTCCAGGTACGCTACTTTACCTCAACGGCCAAGTGCTTAAATACGTCATCATGGTTCTCGGAACAACAGCCCTTGCCTTCGTGCTGACTTACTTCTTTGGCTATAAAGATGAAGAAACAGTTACACAACAAGCGGCACCTACCTCTACTGAAGACGTCAAATCAGAACCTGCCGTAGCAGCTCCTGTAACGCTTTCAGAGGAAACGATTGTGTCACCTCTTAATGGTGAAGTTGTTAGCTTAACGTCTGTTAATGATCCAGTGTTTGCTTCAGAAGCTATGGGTAAAGGGGTTGCCATCAAACCAACTGACAATACGGTTTACTCTCCAGTTGATGGTGTTATCCAAATTGCTTTTGAAACCGGACACGCTTATGGCATTAAATCTAATGATGGAGCAGAGATACTTATCCATATCGGTATTGACACCGTTTCGATGGATGGTAAAGGATTTGATCAAAAAGTGAAAGCCAACCAAGTCGTTAAAAAAGGTGATGTTCTTGGAACGTTTGATCTCGATGAAATTGCAGCAGCAGGTCTTGATAGCACAACTATGATGATCGTGACAAATACGCCGGATTACGCTGAGATCAATACCCTAGCAACAGGAACAGTTGCTAAAGGTGATGCTTTGGTTGCTGTCAAATAA
- the scrK gene encoding fructokinase ScrK: MPKLYGSLEAGGTKFVCAIGDEQFNVVEKTQFPTTTPYETIERTVAFFKRYEKDLQGIAIGSFGPIDIDQNSDTYGYITTTPKEHWANVDLVGLISKEFNVPFYFTTDVNSSAYGEVMARKGVDSLVYYTIGTGIGAGAIQRGEFVGGVGHTEAGHVYVPRHPRDYANEFQGVCPFHKGCLEGLAAGPSLEARTGIRGELIDQNSDVWDIQAYYIAQAAVQATVLYRPQVIVFGGGVMVQEHMLRRVREKFTALLNGYLPVPDVSEYIVTPAVAENGSATLGNFALAKDVADRKASYGLQ; this comes from the coding sequence ATGCCTAAATTATACGGGAGTTTGGAAGCTGGTGGGACAAAGTTTGTCTGTGCTATCGGTGATGAACAGTTTAACGTTGTTGAAAAAACACAATTTCCAACAACGACCCCTTACGAAACGATAGAACGTACGGTGGCATTCTTCAAGCGCTACGAAAAGGATTTGCAAGGTATTGCTATTGGTTCGTTTGGTCCGATTGATATTGACCAAAATTCTGATACTTATGGATATATCACAACAACGCCAAAAGAACACTGGGCGAATGTTGACTTGGTTGGGTTGATTTCGAAAGAATTCAACGTCCCCTTTTACTTTACAACAGATGTCAACAGTTCAGCTTATGGAGAAGTGATGGCGCGTAAAGGTGTTGATAGCTTAGTTTATTATACTATTGGCACGGGTATCGGAGCTGGTGCTATCCAACGAGGTGAATTTGTTGGCGGTGTTGGACACACAGAGGCAGGGCATGTCTATGTTCCTCGTCATCCCCGCGATTATGCGAATGAATTTCAAGGCGTCTGTCCTTTCCACAAAGGTTGTTTGGAAGGTTTAGCTGCTGGTCCATCTCTTGAAGCTCGTACAGGAATTCGTGGCGAGTTGATTGACCAAAATTCAGATGTTTGGGATATCCAAGCCTACTATATTGCGCAAGCAGCTGTTCAAGCGACCGTTCTCTATCGCCCACAAGTCATTGTTTTTGGTGGAGGGGTTATGGTGCAGGAGCATATGTTGCGTCGAGTTCGTGAAAAATTCACAGCTCTACTGAATGGCTACCTTCCAGTCCCTGATGTGTCAGAGTATATCGTAACACCTGCTGTTGCGGAAAATGGTTCAGCGACATTGGGTAACTTTGCGCTTGCCAAAGATGTTGCTGATCGAAAAGCTAGTTATGGATTACAGTAA
- the manA gene encoding mannose-6-phosphate isomerase, class I produces MAKPLFLAPVMQEKIWGGSRLAQEYGYEIPSDHTGECWAISAHPNGVSTIKNGKFKGMGLDELYQNHPDVFGNPDSGVFPLLTKILDANDWLSVQVHPDDDYAMIHEGELGKTECWYILSAEEGAEIIYGHHAKSKEELAQMIESGDWDHLLTRIPVKAGDFYYVPSGTMHAIGKGIMILETQQSSDTTYRVYDFDRKDDQGNLRELHLKQSVDVMTIGQPQNSTPAEISVGGLTSTLLVANPFFTVYNWKVSRSVVMQQTAPYLLVSVIDGEGHITVDNGIFCIRKGDHFIIPNQVESWEFDGKLDMIVSHVGEKNDD; encoded by the coding sequence ATGGCTAAGCCTTTATTTTTAGCACCAGTGATGCAAGAGAAAATTTGGGGTGGTAGTCGCCTAGCACAAGAATATGGTTACGAGATTCCATCGGATCATACCGGTGAATGTTGGGCTATTTCCGCGCATCCAAATGGTGTGTCTACCATTAAAAATGGTAAATTCAAGGGGATGGGATTGGATGAACTTTACCAAAATCATCCAGATGTTTTTGGCAATCCAGATAGTGGTGTTTTTCCATTGTTAACCAAAATTCTTGATGCTAATGATTGGTTGAGTGTCCAAGTTCACCCAGATGATGATTATGCCATGATTCATGAGGGAGAACTAGGCAAAACAGAATGTTGGTATATTCTATCAGCTGAAGAGGGAGCTGAGATCATCTATGGTCATCATGCTAAGTCCAAAGAGGAGTTGGCTCAGATGATTGAATCAGGTGATTGGGACCACCTCTTGACTCGTATTCCAGTAAAAGCAGGTGATTTTTACTATGTCCCAAGCGGCACCATGCATGCCATTGGCAAAGGAATCATGATTTTAGAAACCCAACAATCAAGTGATACTACCTATCGTGTCTATGATTTTGATCGAAAGGATGATCAAGGGAATCTTCGGGAACTTCATTTGAAACAATCCGTCGATGTGATGACCATTGGGCAGCCTCAAAATAGTACACCTGCTGAGATTTCAGTAGGAGGACTTACTTCGACACTTTTAGTTGCTAACCCTTTCTTTACGGTCTATAACTGGAAAGTTAGCCGATCCGTTGTCATGCAGCAAACGGCACCTTATCTATTAGTTAGTGTTATTGATGGTGAAGGCCACATTACAGTAGATAATGGGATTTTCTGCATTCGAAAAGGAGATCATTTCATTATTCCTAATCAAGTTGAATCGTGGGAATTCGATGGCAAACTTGATATGATTGTCAGTCATGTCGGAGAAAAAAATGATGACTGA
- the secA gene encoding preprotein translocase subunit SecA, protein MANIIRDIIENDKGELKKLDKLAKKVESYADEMAALSDPDLQAKTEEFKKRYQNGETLDDLLPEAFAVVREGAKRVLGLYPYHVQIMGGIVLHHGDVPEMRTGEGKTLTATMPVYLNALAGQGVHVITVNEYLSTRDATEMGELYSWLGLSVGINLAAKSSFEKREAYACDITYSTNSEVGFDYLRDNMVVRQEDMVQRPLNFALVDEVDSVLIDEARTPLIVSSPASSETNQLYYMADRFVKTLNRDDYAIDVPSKTIGLMDSGIDKAEKFFKLDNLYDLENVALTHFIDNALRANYIMLLDIDYVVSEEQEILIVDQFTGRTMEGRRFSDGLHQAIEAKEDVPIQDESKTSASITYQNMFRMYKKLAGMTGTGKTEEEEFREIYNMRIIPIPTNRPIQRIDNPDLLYPTLESKFRAVIADIKERHAKGQPILVGTVAVETSELISKNLVAAGIPHEVLNAKNHFKEAQIIMNAGQRGAVTIATNMAGRGTDIKLGEGVRELGGLCVIGTERHESRRIDNQLRGRSGRQGDPGESQFYLSLEDELLRRFGTDRIKNFLERFNADQDEDLVIKSRVFTSQVEAAQKRVEGNNYDTRKQVLQYDDVMREQREIIYADRYDVITSTRDLGPEIKAMIKRTIARAVDGHSRMPKDEAYEGILTFAQNNILPEEAISLSDLEGEKFSVIKENLYDHALRIYNQQIAKLPDEQAVIEFQKVLILMVVDNKWTDHIDALDQLRNSVGLRGYAQNNPIVEYQTEGFRMFNDMVGAIEFDVTRTMMKAQIHEQEREQSQEHATTTAVKNIAAKQGTDVSQMEAIDFNNVGRNELCPCGSGKKFKNCHGRSQF, encoded by the coding sequence ATGGCAAATATAATCCGAGATATCATTGAAAATGATAAAGGTGAATTAAAAAAACTTGATAAACTAGCCAAAAAAGTTGAGAGCTATGCTGATGAGATGGCGGCTCTTAGCGATCCTGACTTACAAGCTAAAACCGAAGAATTTAAGAAACGTTATCAAAATGGAGAAACTTTAGACGATCTCCTTCCAGAAGCTTTTGCGGTTGTCCGCGAAGGTGCTAAGCGTGTGTTGGGACTATATCCTTACCATGTACAAATCATGGGTGGGATTGTTCTCCACCATGGTGATGTACCAGAAATGCGTACTGGTGAAGGGAAAACCCTGACAGCGACTATGCCTGTCTACCTCAATGCTCTTGCTGGTCAAGGGGTTCATGTTATCACAGTTAATGAATACCTTTCAACACGTGATGCGACTGAGATGGGAGAATTGTATAGTTGGTTGGGGCTTTCAGTAGGGATTAACCTTGCAGCCAAATCTTCTTTTGAAAAACGCGAAGCCTATGCTTGCGACATCACCTACTCTACCAACTCAGAGGTTGGCTTTGACTACTTGCGTGACAACATGGTTGTCCGCCAAGAAGATATGGTGCAACGTCCTTTGAACTTTGCCCTAGTTGACGAGGTGGACTCTGTCTTGATTGACGAAGCTAGAACCCCATTGATTGTGTCTAGTCCAGCAAGTTCAGAAACCAACCAGCTTTATTATATGGCGGATCGCTTTGTAAAGACTTTGAACCGAGATGATTACGCCATTGATGTGCCAAGTAAGACCATCGGTCTCATGGATTCAGGGATTGATAAAGCAGAGAAATTTTTCAAACTTGACAACTTGTATGATTTAGAAAATGTTGCTCTAACTCACTTTATTGACAATGCTCTTCGTGCCAACTACATCATGCTTTTGGACATCGACTATGTTGTTAGCGAAGAACAAGAAATCTTAATTGTTGACCAATTTACCGGTCGTACGATGGAAGGCCGACGCTTCTCTGATGGTCTTCACCAAGCGATTGAAGCCAAAGAAGATGTGCCTATTCAGGATGAATCTAAGACATCAGCTTCTATTACCTACCAAAATATGTTCCGTATGTACAAAAAATTGGCAGGTATGACTGGTACTGGTAAAACTGAAGAAGAGGAATTCCGCGAAATTTATAACATGCGTATTATTCCGATTCCAACTAACCGTCCTATTCAACGTATTGATAATCCGGATTTGCTCTATCCAACATTAGAATCCAAATTCCGTGCTGTTATTGCAGATATCAAGGAACGTCATGCTAAAGGACAACCTATCTTGGTTGGTACCGTTGCTGTTGAAACCAGTGAATTGATTTCCAAAAATTTGGTTGCAGCCGGTATCCCTCATGAAGTTTTGAATGCCAAAAATCACTTTAAAGAAGCTCAAATCATCATGAATGCTGGTCAACGTGGAGCAGTTACTATCGCTACCAACATGGCTGGTCGCGGAACCGATATTAAACTTGGTGAAGGTGTCCGCGAGCTTGGTGGCCTCTGTGTTATTGGGACAGAACGTCACGAAAGTCGTCGTATTGATAATCAGCTCCGTGGCCGTTCAGGTCGACAAGGTGACCCAGGTGAGTCACAATTCTATCTGTCCCTAGAGGATGAATTGCTTCGCCGCTTTGGTACTGATCGTATCAAAAACTTCCTAGAGCGTTTTAATGCTGATCAAGATGAGGACCTTGTCATTAAATCACGTGTCTTCACTAGTCAAGTGGAAGCTGCACAAAAACGTGTGGAAGGTAATAACTACGATACCCGTAAGCAAGTCCTTCAATACGATGATGTGATGCGTGAGCAACGTGAAATCATCTATGCGGATCGTTATGATGTTATTACATCAACACGTGATCTTGGACCAGAAATTAAAGCTATGATCAAACGTACCATTGCTCGCGCTGTTGATGGTCATAGTCGTATGCCAAAAGATGAGGCTTATGAAGGTATTCTAACATTCGCTCAAAATAACATTTTGCCAGAAGAAGCCATTAGTCTGTCTGACTTGGAAGGTGAGAAGTTTAGTGTCATCAAAGAAAACCTTTATGACCATGCTCTCCGCATTTATAACCAACAGATTGCCAAGTTGCCAGATGAACAGGCTGTTATTGAATTCCAAAAAGTTTTGATTCTGATGGTTGTGGATAATAAATGGACAGACCATATTGATGCTTTGGATCAGTTACGTAACTCAGTAGGTCTTCGTGGTTATGCTCAAAACAATCCTATTGTTGAATATCAAACAGAAGGTTTTCGAATGTTCAACGATATGGTTGGCGCCATTGAATTTGACGTTACCAGAACGATGATGAAAGCTCAAATTCATGAGCAAGAACGTGAGCAATCTCAAGAACATGCGACAACAACTGCTGTTAAGAATATCGCTGCCAAACAAGGAACAGATGTTTCTCAAATGGAAGCAATTGACTTTAACAATGTTGGGCGTAATGAGTTGTGCCCATGTGGTTCAGGCAAGAAATTTAAAAATTGCCACGGTCGCTCTCAATTTTAA
- the acpS gene encoding holo-ACP synthase, producing the protein MIVGHGIDLQDISAIEKAYHKKKSFADRVLTPNELMKFNALKGKRQVEFLAGRWSAKEAFSKAYGTGIGKVSFQDIEILSDQLGKPYVNKSPFEGRSHLSISHSGGFVQASVILED; encoded by the coding sequence ATGATAGTAGGACATGGCATTGATTTGCAGGATATTTCAGCGATAGAAAAGGCTTATCATAAGAAAAAGAGCTTCGCTGATCGTGTATTAACCCCAAATGAACTGATGAAGTTTAATGCTTTAAAAGGTAAGCGTCAAGTAGAATTCTTAGCCGGACGGTGGTCAGCTAAAGAAGCTTTTTCCAAGGCATATGGGACTGGCATTGGAAAGGTTTCTTTTCAAGACATCGAAATCTTATCAGATCAGCTTGGCAAACCCTATGTCAATAAATCACCTTTTGAAGGGCGGAGCCATCTTTCGATTTCACATAGTGGGGGCTTTGTTCAAGCAAGTGTGATTTTAGAAGATTAA
- the alr gene encoding alanine racemase: protein MISSLHRPTKAKVNLDAISANIRTVVDHIPSQPKVWAVVKANAYGHGAIAVARHIEGQVDGFCVSNLDEAIELRQAGVTKSILILGVVLPEEVYLAIDYQLTLTIASLEWVRLAKRSEIDLKGLTCHIKIDSGMGRIGVRSQAEAEALIAELQEQGAFVEGIFTHFATADEVDQGQFEEQLAFFRALVRSLDNCPSVVHASNSATSIWHADTVFNAVRLGVIIYGLNPSGTALDLPYDIEPALHLESALVHVKEVPAGASVGYGGTYHSPKAEWIGTLPIGYADGWTRDMQDFDVLVDGQLCQMVGRVSMDQTTIRLPKKYPLGTKVTLIGKSGDQSISATDVAEKRGTINYEVLCLISDRVPREY, encoded by the coding sequence ATGATATCAAGTTTACACAGGCCAACAAAGGCTAAGGTTAATCTGGATGCCATTTCAGCCAATATTCGTACCGTTGTTGACCATATTCCCAGCCAACCCAAGGTTTGGGCAGTTGTCAAGGCTAATGCCTACGGCCATGGGGCGATTGCTGTTGCTCGTCATATAGAAGGACAGGTGGATGGTTTTTGTGTGTCCAACCTAGATGAAGCCATTGAACTACGTCAGGCAGGCGTGACGAAATCAATTCTTATCTTGGGAGTTGTTTTGCCAGAAGAAGTTTATCTGGCAATTGATTACCAGCTGACCTTAACCATTGCCAGCCTAGAGTGGGTGCGCTTGGCTAAAAGGTCAGAGATTGATTTGAAAGGCCTCACCTGCCACATTAAGATTGATTCAGGCATGGGGCGAATTGGTGTGAGAAGTCAAGCAGAAGCGGAAGCATTGATTGCTGAATTACAAGAGCAAGGTGCTTTTGTTGAAGGGATTTTCACCCATTTTGCAACAGCAGACGAAGTGGATCAAGGTCAATTTGAAGAACAGCTGGCCTTCTTTAGAGCATTAGTAAGGTCATTGGACAATTGTCCTTCCGTCGTTCATGCTAGTAATTCTGCAACCAGTATTTGGCATGCCGATACAGTGTTTAATGCCGTTCGTCTGGGCGTAATTATCTATGGTCTTAATCCAAGTGGTACCGCCTTAGATCTACCTTATGATATTGAACCAGCACTACACTTGGAATCAGCCTTAGTCCATGTTAAGGAGGTTCCAGCAGGAGCTTCAGTTGGTTATGGAGGGACTTATCATTCGCCAAAAGCTGAATGGATAGGAACTTTGCCAATCGGGTATGCGGATGGTTGGACGCGTGACATGCAAGATTTTGATGTTTTAGTTGATGGGCAGCTTTGTCAAATGGTTGGACGTGTTTCTATGGATCAAACCACCATTCGTTTACCAAAAAAATACCCCCTGGGAACTAAAGTTACTCTCATTGGAAAGAGCGGTGACCAGTCAATTTCAGCAACGGATGTCGCCGAAAAACGTGGCACCATTAATTATGAAGTGCTCTGTTTAATCAGTGACCGTGTGCCGAGGGAATATTGA